Proteins found in one Methylobacter sp. S3L5C genomic segment:
- a CDS encoding tetratricopeptide repeat protein, with the protein MTTQPLQEFVPITAPIEALEPEPLIPGQEQQGQLQNQPGQEPLASEQGAFPFGQSDSSPALNIEPMIVAPPPPPPRIPAFAPLETFSPLSPAVNALALAANQNSKAGNIESATTTIERAIRIEPRNATLYYKLALLKLKDSKPRLAEDLAKKAAILANNDTPLKKHSWLLVARAREMQGDLNGGKDARAKADKF; encoded by the coding sequence GTGACAACACAGCCACTTCAGGAATTTGTACCAATAACAGCACCGATAGAAGCGTTAGAACCTGAGCCTCTAATACCAGGCCAAGAGCAACAAGGACAATTACAAAATCAGCCAGGTCAAGAGCCATTGGCATCAGAGCAGGGGGCTTTTCCATTCGGACAAAGTGATTCATCACCTGCTCTTAATATTGAGCCAATGATTGTTGCACCGCCACCACCGCCACCTCGTATACCGGCTTTTGCACCTTTAGAAACTTTTTCACCTTTATCCCCAGCGGTCAATGCATTAGCTTTAGCGGCCAACCAAAACAGTAAAGCGGGAAATATTGAATCGGCAACAACAACCATTGAGCGTGCCATTAGAATCGAGCCGCGAAATGCAACGTTATATTACAAGTTGGCATTATTAAAGCTAAAGGATTCAAAACCTCGCTTGGCAGAAGATCTTGCAAAAAAAGCGGCGATATTGGCAAATAACGATACTCCGCTTAAAAAACACAGTTGGTTATTGGTTGCCAGAGCGAGAGAAATGCAGGGTGACTTAAACGGTGGTAAAGATGCCAGAGCGAAGGCCGACAAGTTTTAA
- the treZ gene encoding malto-oligosyltrehalose trehalohydrolase, producing the protein MNSVHDMPFGACLLTDRSTRFRLWAPAVHQVELLLNNGNEHDLILTMHSQEDGWFEILTSPLQARPGTLYKYRLDGELVVPDPVSRRNPRDVHDSSQVVDAAAFLWQDDDWPGRPWHEAVIYELHLGTFTKEGTFAAAMQRLDYLVNLGITAIELMPVADFPGTRNWGYDGVLLFAPDSCYGTPDELKALVQAAHARGLMILLDVVYNHFGPDGNYLHAYAPQFFSENHHTPWGEAINFDGQSSRTVRDFFIHNALYWLEEYHFDGLRLDAVHAIVDQSRPDIVEELAAKVQEGPGRTRHIHLILENDANNAGYLQQGTIAAQWNDDCHHALHLLLTGERDGYYVDYADQPVRHLARCLAEGFAFQGEPSVFREGQSRGESSGHLSPGAFINFSQTHDQIGNRAYGERISMLAQQKPLQVALAVLLLAPSPPMLFMGEEFAAATPFQFFCDFNGELAEAVTEGRRREFSGFRKFADPAVRAQIPDPNDKSTFERCKLDWDCLDEPHHKAWLEHYRNLLALRNEHIVPRLPGIGGSATFKLIGATGLVVFWHVGDSARLTLLANLGDSAVQGAVNAVYPAGDEIKTIYLSQPDLPDSFASGQMPPWSVAWFIEELQP; encoded by the coding sequence ATGAACAGCGTGCATGACATGCCGTTTGGAGCTTGTCTGCTGACTGATCGTAGCACCCGTTTCCGTCTATGGGCACCGGCAGTCCATCAGGTTGAGCTATTACTAAATAACGGCAACGAACACGACCTCATCTTAACCATGCATTCGCAGGAAGACGGTTGGTTTGAAATCCTCACCTCGCCGTTACAGGCAAGACCTGGAACTTTATATAAATACCGGCTGGATGGCGAGCTGGTTGTGCCCGATCCGGTATCCCGTAGGAATCCCCGGGACGTGCATGACTCCAGTCAGGTCGTCGATGCGGCCGCTTTTCTGTGGCAGGACGATGATTGGCCCGGTCGCCCTTGGCATGAAGCGGTCATCTATGAACTCCATCTGGGTACGTTTACGAAAGAAGGTACTTTCGCAGCTGCCATGCAACGCCTCGATTATCTGGTGAACTTAGGTATCACTGCGATTGAATTGATGCCGGTAGCCGATTTTCCAGGCACCCGCAACTGGGGCTACGACGGCGTGCTGCTGTTTGCGCCCGACAGTTGTTACGGTACGCCGGACGAACTGAAGGCACTGGTGCAGGCGGCGCATGCGCGTGGCTTAATGATATTGCTCGACGTGGTCTACAATCATTTTGGGCCGGATGGTAATTATCTGCATGCCTATGCGCCGCAGTTCTTTAGCGAGAACCATCATACGCCGTGGGGCGAGGCCATTAATTTTGACGGTCAAAGCAGCCGCACCGTCCGCGACTTCTTTATTCATAATGCCTTGTACTGGCTGGAAGAATACCATTTCGATGGACTAAGACTCGACGCAGTGCACGCCATTGTCGATCAGAGTCGACCCGACATCGTCGAGGAACTGGCAGCAAAGGTCCAGGAAGGGCCCGGACGCACAAGGCATATCCATCTGATACTGGAGAACGACGCCAATAACGCGGGCTATCTCCAGCAAGGAACCATTGCTGCTCAGTGGAATGATGACTGTCACCATGCTTTGCATCTTCTGCTGACCGGGGAACGCGACGGCTATTATGTTGATTATGCCGATCAGCCGGTACGCCATCTGGCACGTTGTCTGGCTGAAGGCTTTGCATTCCAGGGCGAGCCTTCGGTCTTTCGCGAAGGTCAATCGCGCGGTGAGTCTAGTGGACATCTATCGCCTGGAGCCTTTATTAATTTTAGCCAGACCCACGACCAGATAGGCAACCGTGCTTACGGCGAGCGTATTTCCATGCTTGCGCAGCAAAAACCGCTACAGGTTGCGCTGGCTGTGTTGCTGCTAGCCCCATCTCCACCGATGCTGTTTATGGGCGAAGAGTTTGCAGCGGCAACGCCTTTCCAGTTTTTCTGCGATTTCAATGGTGAATTAGCCGAGGCGGTCACCGAAGGCAGGCGGCGCGAATTTTCCGGTTTCCGTAAATTCGCCGATCCTGCTGTGCGTGCACAGATTCCCGATCCTAACGATAAATCTACTTTTGAACGCTGCAAACTCGATTGGGACTGTCTCGATGAGCCTCACCACAAGGCATGGCTTGAACATTACCGTAATTTACTGGCGCTACGAAATGAACATATAGTCCCACGATTACCAGGTATCGGCGGCAGCGCTACATTCAAATTGATCGGGGCTACGGGTCTGGTTGTGTTCTGGCATGTGGGCGACTCCGCTCGACTTACGCTGTTGGCTAACCTAGGTGACAGTGCTGTTCAAGGCGCAGTTAATGCAGTCTATCCTGCTGGAGATGAGATTAAGACAATCTATCTTAGCCAGCCCGACCTGCCTGACAGCTTTGCCTCCGGCCAAATGCCACCATGGTCTGTGGCCTGGTTCATTGAGGAGTTACAGCCATGA
- a CDS encoding molybdopterin-dependent oxidoreductase produces the protein MTVALKTTHHGGCPHDCPDTCSMVFEVQDGKLTGVKGNPDHPITRGGLCVKLKDYEKRHYHPDRLLYPMRRTGPKGSKQFQRITWDEALDEIVMRWTAIIEKHGPQAIVPYSYLGNQGLVHGLNGGDAFFNRMGATVTERTFCGEGSGTAWLLTVGPTAGVDPESFIHAKYIIIWACNSVSTNLHHWHIIKEAQKKGAKVIVIDSYASKTAKEADVHIAPKPGTDGALAMAMIHTIIEEGLVDQDYVDNYTVGFETLKERAKMRTPEWAETITGIPAEVIRTLSRDYATTQPAAIRLGVALERHYGGGQTIRAVSCLPALTGAWRHVGGGALQMPVWEHPYKFDVICRPDLIPGGTRVINALQLGRALTDEPPAGPPIKSIMCWNANPVTQAPETDKIVQGLSNEELFLVSAEHFISDTACYADILLPASMGAELEDMILSWGHLYLTYNAKCVESPGEAIPNNEIFQRLAARMGYQEENFKWSDSECLENYVDWDSPACEGITLETLRERGFARLNVGTKDNRAPHKAGNFRTPSGKCEFEITDATNFVAGPFRQMYEGFQSGEALDSLPDYVPSRETQATNPELAKKYPLNILSPKSHGFLNSCYANMEQKIKGQGEQFVLINALDAEQRNIKQGDTVRVFNDRGAFEGEARITSDVNPGLIVATLGYWRQLNKGTVNSISSAEFVNMGHAPTFSDNLVQVEATA, from the coding sequence ATGACTGTAGCACTGAAAACAACACATCATGGCGGCTGCCCGCATGATTGTCCGGATACTTGCTCAATGGTATTTGAGGTTCAGGACGGCAAGCTGACCGGTGTTAAAGGCAATCCGGATCATCCGATAACGCGCGGCGGTCTTTGCGTTAAATTGAAAGATTATGAAAAGCGGCATTATCACCCCGACCGCTTGTTATATCCGATGCGCCGCACCGGCCCAAAAGGCAGCAAGCAGTTTCAGCGCATCACTTGGGATGAAGCGCTGGATGAAATCGTCATGCGCTGGACGGCCATTATTGAGAAACACGGCCCGCAGGCGATTGTTCCTTACAGTTATTTAGGCAATCAGGGCCTGGTGCATGGTTTGAACGGAGGCGATGCGTTCTTTAACCGGATGGGTGCTACCGTTACCGAGCGCACTTTTTGTGGCGAAGGATCGGGTACTGCCTGGCTGTTGACCGTGGGACCGACAGCCGGCGTTGATCCTGAAAGTTTTATTCATGCCAAATACATCATTATCTGGGCCTGTAATTCGGTCAGCACCAATTTGCATCACTGGCACATTATTAAAGAAGCGCAAAAAAAAGGCGCGAAAGTCATCGTAATCGATAGTTACGCGTCCAAAACAGCCAAAGAAGCCGATGTTCATATTGCGCCAAAACCAGGTACCGATGGCGCATTGGCGATGGCGATGATCCATACCATTATTGAAGAAGGTCTGGTCGACCAGGATTATGTCGATAATTACACGGTCGGTTTTGAAACCTTAAAAGAACGAGCGAAAATGCGTACTCCGGAATGGGCGGAAACTATTACCGGAATACCGGCTGAAGTGATTCGCACGCTGTCCCGCGATTATGCAACGACACAGCCTGCCGCGATTCGTCTGGGCGTGGCGCTGGAAAGACATTATGGCGGCGGTCAAACCATCCGCGCAGTAAGCTGTCTGCCTGCATTGACCGGCGCCTGGCGTCATGTTGGTGGCGGTGCATTGCAGATGCCGGTCTGGGAGCATCCCTACAAATTTGACGTCATCTGTCGGCCAGACTTAATTCCTGGGGGCACGCGTGTTATTAATGCATTGCAACTGGGCCGGGCACTGACCGACGAACCACCAGCAGGGCCACCGATTAAATCGATAATGTGTTGGAATGCCAACCCCGTCACTCAAGCCCCGGAGACCGACAAGATAGTCCAAGGTTTGAGCAACGAAGAGCTGTTTCTGGTTTCGGCGGAACATTTTATCTCGGATACGGCCTGCTATGCCGACATCCTGTTGCCTGCATCTATGGGCGCGGAGCTGGAAGACATGATCCTGTCCTGGGGACATTTGTATCTGACCTACAATGCCAAATGCGTAGAGTCACCAGGCGAAGCCATCCCGAATAACGAGATTTTCCAGCGACTGGCGGCACGTATGGGCTATCAAGAAGAGAACTTTAAATGGTCGGATTCGGAATGCCTGGAAAATTATGTCGATTGGGATTCGCCGGCTTGCGAGGGTATCACGCTGGAAACTCTGCGCGAACGAGGGTTTGCCCGTCTTAATGTCGGAACCAAAGATAATCGCGCGCCTCATAAAGCAGGAAATTTCAGGACACCATCCGGTAAATGTGAATTTGAAATAACAGATGCAACAAACTTTGTCGCAGGCCCTTTTCGTCAGATGTATGAAGGCTTCCAGTCTGGTGAAGCTTTAGATTCACTGCCGGATTATGTGCCTTCCAGAGAAACGCAGGCAACCAATCCGGAACTTGCGAAAAAATATCCGTTAAATATCCTCTCGCCTAAAAGCCACGGATTTCTGAATTCCTGTTACGCCAATATGGAGCAAAAAATCAAAGGTCAGGGTGAACAGTTTGTACTGATCAATGCGCTGGATGCAGAGCAACGCAATATTAAGCAAGGCGACACGGTGCGGGTCTTTAATGATCGCGGCGCTTTTGAAGGCGAGGCCAGGATCACCAGTGATGTGAATCCCGGCTTGATCGTCGCAACACTGGGTTATTGGCGGCAGTTGAACAAAGGCACGGTTAACAGTATCAGTTCGGCTGAATTCGTCAATATGGGGCATGCACCGACATTCTCCGACAATCTGGTGCAGGTGGAAGCAACAGCTTGA
- the recA gene encoding recombinase RecA: MDENKKKALGAALMQIEKQFGKGSVMRMGDVAASRDIDVVSTGSLGLDIALGCGGLPRGRVVEIYGPESSGKTTLTLQVIAEMQKLGGTAAFVDAEHALDPSYAEKIGVNVDELLVSQPDTGEQALEITDMLVRSGAVDVVVIDSVAALTPKAEIEGDMGDSHMGLQARLMSQALRKLTGNIKRSNTLVIFINQIRMKIGVMFGSPETTTGGNALKFYASVRLDIRRIGAVKKGEEVIGNETRVKVVKNKVAPPFRQAEFEILYGEGISFMGELVDLGVSYGFIQKAGSWYSYGDEKIGQGKENVKLFLKEHPEKAKEIEAKIRAEAFKKPVPIIQPVIDEV; encoded by the coding sequence ATGGATGAGAATAAAAAGAAAGCATTAGGCGCAGCCCTGATGCAGATAGAAAAGCAGTTTGGTAAAGGCTCTGTAATGCGTATGGGTGATGTGGCAGCTTCCCGTGATATTGATGTAGTCTCTACCGGTTCTTTAGGTTTGGATATCGCTTTGGGCTGTGGTGGTTTGCCACGTGGTCGCGTGGTTGAAATTTATGGCCCTGAATCATCCGGTAAAACGACACTGACTTTGCAAGTCATCGCTGAAATGCAAAAACTTGGTGGCACAGCTGCCTTTGTTGATGCCGAACATGCCCTGGATCCAAGTTATGCCGAAAAAATCGGTGTTAATGTCGATGAATTACTGGTTTCCCAACCGGATACCGGCGAGCAGGCTCTGGAAATTACCGATATGCTGGTGCGCTCAGGTGCGGTTGATGTTGTGGTAATCGATTCGGTTGCGGCATTAACGCCTAAAGCCGAAATTGAAGGCGATATGGGCGACTCTCATATGGGCTTGCAAGCACGTTTGATGTCACAGGCATTAAGAAAATTAACAGGTAATATCAAACGTTCCAATACGCTGGTTATTTTTATTAACCAGATCAGGATGAAAATCGGGGTGATGTTCGGTAGTCCGGAAACTACAACCGGCGGTAATGCACTTAAATTTTATGCTTCTGTACGTTTGGATATACGTCGTATTGGTGCCGTAAAAAAAGGCGAAGAAGTTATTGGTAATGAAACCCGGGTAAAGGTCGTAAAAAATAAAGTGGCGCCGCCGTTTAGACAGGCTGAATTTGAGATTTTATACGGCGAAGGTATTTCGTTTATGGGTGAATTGGTTGATCTTGGCGTCAGCTATGGCTTTATTCAAAAAGCCGGTTCCTGGTATAGTTATGGGGATGAGAAAATTGGTCAGGGTAAAGAAAATGTAAAACTTTTCTTAAAAGAGCATCCTGAAAAAGCGAAAGAAATTGAAGCCAAAATAAGAGCCGAGGCATTTAAAAAGCCGGTGCCGATTATTCAACCGGTCATTGATGAAGTATAA
- the treY gene encoding malto-oligosyltrehalose synthase, translating to MKHIDILTPLAVLNDSAPVVSVTLPDPQIDRTNHWLTREDDKREQASFQPPTPHIPLSTYRLQFNRDFTFNQATAIIPYLKALGISHLYASPYLKARPGSRHGYDIIDHNTLNPEIGTYADFERLCAILAEHGMSQVLDLVPNHMGVQGADNAWWLDVLENGQASAHAGFFDIDWTPIKLNLHGKVLLPVLANRYGQELENAKLQLNFDAESGEFAIYYFGHHFPVDPAEYPQILAYRIDILSALLGLDNPILMEYQSLITAFRNLPCRDEHLPERQLERRRDKEVYKRHLASQVKQSADIAGFLDENLHCFNGTAGESSSFDRLHDLIEVQAYRLAFWRVASDEINYRRFFDINDLAGLRMENDEVFDATHQLVLRLVQEGKLDGLRLDHPDGLYDPEAYFHKLLEQCSRTGHAPYLVVEKILGNHEDLRTSWPVQGTVGYEFTNLLNGLFVVTGAAQRMQRLYSSFSGEPVNFDILLYRSKMLVMKTALAGELNVLANLISKIAEADRQTRDYTLSGLRTALAEIVAYFPVYRGYISARAVIAEDLRNIDLAIVAAKRKSTTADTSIFDFLHDVLTLAAAEGKSPEYAAQMLAFAMKFQQFTSPVMAKGLEDTSAYIYHRLLSLNEVGGDPRRFGVTLNAFHKANQARAADWPHAMLTTSTHDTKRSEDVRARLNVLSELPAAWRLALKHWSRVNISLKHTVDGLLVPTANDEYFIYQTLLGIWPPSDPDQNELAQLSVRVSEYMVKAVREAKVHSSWVNPNTDYEDAVLAFTDALIKAPIEGEFMSDFLPFQRRIARLGLFNSLSQTLIKLTAPGVPDIYQGCELLDFSLVDPDNRRPVDFTHRKTLLDALQTLATQTPQQRSVGVRALSDTLEDGRGKLLVVKSALALRERKPEVFLQGSYVPLAVKGEQAAHVCAYARIAGNSYVITVAPRFFAGLTDEATILPIGEKIWGDTTVVIPFHKRGTHYLCAFTGKVLEPQQRLSGWRLSVAQMLAEFPVGLFVSEIV from the coding sequence ATGAAACACATTGATATACTCACACCGCTCGCCGTTTTAAACGATAGTGCGCCGGTTGTTTCGGTTACATTACCAGACCCACAAATAGACAGAACCAACCACTGGCTAACGCGAGAAGACGATAAACGTGAACAAGCGTCGTTTCAGCCCCCGACGCCACACATTCCTTTATCCACCTATCGTCTGCAATTCAATCGCGATTTTACCTTTAATCAGGCGACAGCAATTATCCCCTACCTTAAGGCTCTGGGCATCTCGCATCTGTATGCCTCGCCCTATTTGAAGGCGCGGCCGGGCAGTCGACATGGCTACGACATTATCGACCACAATACCTTAAACCCTGAGATCGGCACTTACGCCGATTTTGAGCGGCTCTGTGCAATACTGGCTGAGCACGGTATGAGTCAAGTCCTTGATCTGGTGCCTAACCATATGGGCGTACAGGGAGCCGATAATGCCTGGTGGCTGGATGTACTGGAAAATGGTCAAGCTTCTGCACATGCCGGGTTTTTCGACATAGACTGGACTCCAATAAAGCTTAATCTGCACGGCAAGGTGTTGTTACCGGTGTTGGCTAACCGTTATGGACAGGAGCTGGAAAATGCAAAATTACAACTGAACTTTGATGCAGAGTCTGGTGAATTTGCCATTTATTACTTTGGACACCACTTTCCGGTGGATCCTGCCGAGTACCCACAAATCCTGGCGTATCGCATTGATATCTTAAGCGCGCTATTGGGACTGGACAATCCGATATTAATGGAATATCAAAGCCTGATCACTGCGTTTCGTAATCTTCCTTGCCGGGATGAGCATTTGCCTGAACGTCAACTTGAGCGTAGGCGCGACAAGGAAGTCTATAAGCGTCATCTGGCCAGCCAGGTTAAACAGTCTGCCGATATCGCCGGATTTCTGGACGAAAATTTGCACTGTTTCAATGGGACGGCCGGAGAATCATCCAGCTTCGATAGGCTCCACGACTTGATTGAGGTGCAAGCATACCGGCTGGCGTTCTGGCGGGTGGCCTCAGACGAGATTAATTACCGGCGGTTTTTCGATATCAATGATCTTGCCGGATTGCGTATGGAGAACGACGAGGTTTTCGATGCGACCCATCAGTTAGTGCTAAGACTAGTTCAGGAAGGCAAGCTGGATGGTCTGCGACTGGATCATCCGGATGGTCTGTACGATCCGGAGGCATATTTTCACAAACTGCTTGAACAATGCAGTCGCACCGGCCACGCACCTTATTTGGTCGTGGAAAAAATCCTGGGGAACCATGAGGATTTGCGTACCAGTTGGCCGGTGCAGGGTACTGTGGGCTACGAATTCACCAATCTGCTCAATGGACTGTTTGTGGTTACCGGCGCCGCCCAGCGCATGCAACGCCTGTATAGCAGTTTTAGCGGAGAGCCTGTTAATTTCGATATTCTACTCTACCGATCCAAAATGCTGGTCATGAAAACCGCCTTAGCGGGTGAACTTAATGTGTTAGCCAACCTGATCTCGAAAATTGCCGAGGCTGACCGCCAGACCCGTGATTATACCTTAAGCGGACTGCGTACAGCATTGGCTGAAATAGTCGCTTATTTTCCGGTTTATCGCGGCTACATCAGCGCCCGTGCAGTGATCGCGGAAGACCTTCGTAACATTGATCTGGCCATCGTAGCCGCCAAACGCAAAAGCACGACAGCCGATACCAGTATCTTTGACTTTTTGCATGACGTGCTGACACTCGCCGCCGCAGAGGGAAAATCGCCGGAGTACGCGGCCCAGATGCTTGCCTTTGCGATGAAATTTCAGCAATTCACCAGCCCGGTCATGGCGAAAGGCCTGGAAGATACCAGCGCCTATATCTATCATCGCTTACTATCGCTGAACGAGGTCGGTGGCGATCCACGTCGTTTCGGGGTAACCCTTAACGCCTTCCATAAAGCCAATCAGGCGCGCGCAGCTGATTGGCCGCATGCGATGCTGACCACATCCACTCACGACACCAAGCGCAGCGAGGATGTACGTGCCCGTCTCAATGTGCTATCCGAGTTGCCCGCTGCTTGGCGGCTGGCGCTAAAGCACTGGAGTCGCGTCAATATCAGTCTGAAACACACGGTAGACGGGTTACTGGTGCCGACAGCCAATGATGAATATTTCATCTATCAGACCTTGCTGGGTATTTGGCCGCCAAGCGATCCGGATCAAAATGAACTGGCGCAGTTGAGTGTGCGGGTATCTGAATACATGGTCAAGGCGGTACGCGAGGCCAAGGTTCATAGCAGCTGGGTAAACCCTAATACGGACTATGAAGATGCAGTATTGGCTTTTACCGATGCGTTAATAAAAGCGCCGATTGAAGGGGAATTTATGTCCGACTTTTTGCCTTTTCAGCGGCGAATTGCACGGCTAGGATTATTCAACAGCTTGTCACAGACCTTGATTAAGCTGACAGCGCCAGGTGTGCCGGACATCTATCAAGGTTGTGAATTGTTGGATTTCAGTTTGGTGGATCCTGATAACCGCCGGCCGGTTGATTTCACCCACCGTAAAACCCTGCTTGATGCGTTACAGACACTTGCCACACAAACGCCTCAACAGCGTAGTGTCGGAGTACGCGCATTATCCGACACGCTGGAAGATGGCCGGGGGAAACTGTTGGTAGTCAAGTCGGCGCTGGCATTACGAGAACGCAAGCCGGAGGTATTTTTGCAAGGAAGCTATGTCCCACTGGCAGTAAAAGGAGAGCAAGCCGCACATGTGTGCGCCTATGCGCGTATTGCAGGTAATAGCTACGTAATCACTGTGGCGCCGCGTTTTTTTGCGGGACTGACGGATGAAGCTACAATACTGCCGATCGGAGAAAAAATATGGGGAGATACTACCGTGGTTATACCTTTCCATAAGCGCGGCACTCACTATCTATGCGCCTTCACCGGGAAGGTGCTGGAACCGCAGCAGCGGCTCTCCGGATGGCGACTGTCTGTCGCACAGATGCTGGCAGAATTTCCGGTGGGACTGTTCGTCAGTGAAATAGTGTAA
- a CDS encoding TetR/AcrR family transcriptional regulator, which translates to MAKTLQANILAAASELFYSQGIRATGVDAIAKAANTTKMSLYKYFPSKDELVLAVLRKRDEDFRTWFIAQVDAKTTNPRDKLLAIFDVISEWIDIPEFRGCAFINASAEFPLKGNPVHQVSSEFYDKFQHYIADLTAQYGSKQPENLALQLRLLIEGAIVSEQMKRHSGAAEQAKQAAIVLIEGSVA; encoded by the coding sequence ATGGCTAAAACTCTGCAAGCAAATATCTTGGCCGCTGCTTCCGAACTGTTTTATAGCCAGGGAATTAGGGCAACCGGTGTCGATGCTATTGCCAAAGCTGCCAATACCACCAAGATGAGTCTGTACAAATACTTTCCATCTAAGGACGAGTTGGTGCTTGCCGTTCTACGTAAACGGGATGAAGATTTTCGAACCTGGTTTATCGCTCAGGTTGACGCCAAGACTACTAACCCCAGAGACAAATTACTGGCTATTTTTGATGTGATAAGCGAATGGATAGACATCCCGGAATTTCGTGGCTGCGCCTTCATCAATGCGTCTGCTGAATTTCCATTAAAGGGCAATCCTGTGCACCAAGTATCCTCAGAATTCTATGACAAATTCCAACATTATATTGCCGACTTGACCGCGCAGTATGGTTCAAAGCAGCCTGAAAACTTGGCTCTGCAATTAAGACTGTTAATTGAAGGCGCGATAGTCTCGGAACAAATGAAACGTCACTCAGGAGCGGCCGAACAGGCTAAACAGGCCGCTATTGTGCTAATTGAAGGCAGCGTCGCCTAA